From the genome of Phytohabitans rumicis, one region includes:
- the pucD gene encoding xanthine dehydrogenase subunit D: protein MTTVDIGVSAGVGTSPRRPDGTLKVKGEFAFSSDLWADDMLWGATLRSPYPHARIRGIDLTAALALPGVFAVLTHEDVPGAKRYGLEIVDQPVLAMDEVRYEGEPVAIVAADHPETARRAAARIVVDYEQLPPVTDPERGELLRRVPVRTGDPAATADVVVAGEYTVGMQDQAFLGPESGLAVPAEDGGVDLYIATQWLHVDQKQVAGCLALPPEKVRLSLAGVGGAFGAREDLSMQVHASMLALHTGKPVKMVYGREESFYGHVHRHPATLRYEHGATRDGKLVYVKARIVLDGGAYASSSTAVAANAATLGIGPYEVPNVDMDASVYYSNNPPCGAMRGFGAVQACFAYESQMDKLALALGLDPVQLRIRNAMTTGSRMPTGQIVEGPAPVAPLLERVRSVPPPPAGSGDLRELPGGVSNTTHGEGVVRGVGYAIGIKNVGFSEGFDDFSTARVRLEVIGGEAAVLVHTAAAEVGQGLVTVQAQIARTELGVERVTIATADTTVGSAGSSSASRQTYVTGGAVRAACQAVRATLLARVGGAGIVGGKVVSATGAVLADVLEVIGDDPVEETVEWRHRPTYPLDPETGQGNAHVQYAFAAHRATVDVDVELGLVRVVEIVTAQDVGKAVNPLAVEGQIHGGTAQGLGLALMEEIQVVDGVVRNPSFTDYLIPTILDMPPMKVDVLELADPHSPYGLRGVGEPPTISSTPAIVAAVRAATGKALTRVPIRPEHIVG from the coding sequence ATGACCACAGTGGACATTGGCGTCAGTGCCGGGGTGGGCACGAGCCCGCGCCGCCCCGACGGCACGCTTAAGGTGAAGGGCGAGTTCGCGTTCTCCTCCGACCTGTGGGCCGACGACATGCTGTGGGGCGCGACGCTGCGCAGCCCGTACCCGCATGCCCGGATCCGCGGCATCGACCTGACCGCGGCGCTCGCGCTGCCCGGGGTCTTCGCGGTCCTCACCCACGAGGACGTGCCGGGCGCCAAGCGGTACGGCCTGGAGATCGTCGACCAGCCGGTGCTGGCCATGGACGAGGTGCGCTACGAGGGCGAGCCGGTCGCGATCGTGGCCGCCGACCACCCGGAGACCGCGCGCCGGGCGGCGGCCCGCATCGTCGTGGACTACGAGCAGCTGCCGCCGGTCACCGACCCGGAGCGGGGCGAGCTGCTGCGGCGGGTACCGGTGCGGACCGGCGACCCGGCCGCGACCGCCGACGTCGTGGTCGCTGGGGAGTACACGGTGGGCATGCAGGACCAGGCGTTCCTGGGGCCCGAGTCGGGTCTCGCGGTGCCGGCCGAGGACGGCGGCGTCGACCTCTACATCGCCACCCAGTGGCTGCACGTGGACCAGAAGCAGGTCGCCGGCTGCCTTGCCCTGCCGCCGGAGAAGGTGCGGCTCAGCCTGGCCGGCGTCGGCGGCGCGTTCGGCGCCCGGGAAGACCTGTCGATGCAGGTGCACGCGAGCATGCTCGCACTGCACACCGGCAAGCCGGTCAAGATGGTGTACGGCCGGGAGGAGTCCTTCTACGGCCACGTGCACCGGCACCCGGCCACGCTGCGGTACGAGCATGGCGCCACCCGTGACGGCAAACTCGTGTACGTCAAGGCCCGCATCGTGCTCGACGGCGGCGCGTACGCGTCCAGTTCGACGGCGGTCGCGGCCAACGCGGCGACCCTCGGCATCGGCCCGTACGAGGTGCCCAATGTGGACATGGACGCCAGCGTGTACTACTCGAACAACCCGCCGTGCGGGGCGATGCGGGGCTTCGGCGCGGTGCAGGCGTGCTTCGCGTACGAGTCGCAAATGGACAAGCTGGCGCTGGCGTTGGGGCTCGACCCGGTGCAGCTGCGCATCCGCAACGCGATGACGACCGGCTCCCGGATGCCCACCGGCCAGATCGTGGAGGGGCCGGCACCCGTCGCTCCCCTCTTGGAACGGGTGCGTTCCGTCCCGCCGCCGCCCGCGGGCAGCGGCGACCTCCGTGAACTGCCCGGCGGGGTCTCCAACACCACGCACGGCGAGGGCGTCGTGCGCGGCGTCGGGTACGCCATCGGCATCAAGAACGTCGGCTTCTCCGAGGGCTTCGACGACTTCTCCACCGCCCGGGTCCGGCTGGAGGTGATCGGCGGCGAGGCGGCCGTGCTGGTGCACACCGCCGCCGCCGAGGTGGGCCAGGGCCTGGTCACCGTGCAGGCACAGATCGCCCGCACCGAGCTGGGCGTCGAGCGGGTCACCATCGCCACCGCCGACACCACCGTCGGCAGCGCCGGCTCGTCCTCGGCGTCGCGGCAGACGTACGTGACGGGCGGCGCGGTGCGGGCGGCCTGCCAGGCGGTGCGGGCCACGCTGCTGGCCCGGGTCGGCGGCGCCGGCATCGTGGGCGGCAAGGTGGTCTCGGCGACCGGGGCGGTGCTCGCCGACGTCCTGGAGGTCATCGGCGACGACCCGGTGGAGGAGACCGTCGAGTGGCGCCACCGCCCGACGTACCCGCTCGACCCGGAGACCGGCCAGGGCAACGCGCACGTGCAGTACGCCTTCGCCGCGCACCGGGCCACCGTCGACGTCGACGTCGAGCTGGGCCTGGTCCGGGTCGTCGAGATCGTGACGGCGCAGGACGTGGGCAAGGCCGTCAACCCGCTCGCCGTCGAGGGCCAGATCCACGGGGGTACGGCCCAAGGGCTGGGCCTGGCGTTGATGGAGGAGATCCAAGTGGTGGACGGGGTGGTGCGCAACCCGTCGTTCACCGACTACCTGATCCCGACGATCCTCGACATGCCGCCGATGAAGGTCGACGTCCTGGAGCTGGCCGACCCGCACTCGCCGTACGGCCTGCGCGGGGTGGGGGAGCCGCCGACCATCTCGTCCACGCCCGCGATCGTGGCCGCCGTACGCGCCGCCACCGGCAAGGCCCTGACCCGCGTCCCCATCCGCCCCGAACACATCGTCGGCTGA
- a CDS encoding type II toxin-antitoxin system VapC family toxin produces the protein MTRPVVVVDTGPLVALADRDDADHERCVKWLRLCTSRLVVPSPIVAEVCYLLGGRCGADVEAAFLEALAAREPFEVVAPGPADYLRMAELVRTYADFPLGGSDAAVVALAERLRAVEVATLDRRHFSVVRPRNGVAFVLVPA, from the coding sequence GTGACTCGGCCGGTCGTTGTCGTCGACACCGGCCCATTGGTGGCGTTGGCCGACCGTGACGACGCGGATCACGAGCGATGTGTGAAGTGGCTCCGTTTGTGTACGTCGCGCCTTGTCGTGCCGTCCCCGATCGTCGCGGAGGTCTGCTACCTACTCGGTGGCCGCTGCGGCGCCGACGTGGAGGCGGCCTTCCTGGAGGCGTTGGCCGCGAGGGAGCCTTTCGAGGTCGTGGCGCCCGGCCCCGCCGATTACCTGCGCATGGCGGAGCTGGTGCGGACCTACGCCGACTTTCCGCTCGGCGGATCCGACGCGGCGGTCGTGGCACTCGCCGAGCGGCTGCGCGCCGTCGAGGTCGCCACGCTCGACCGCCGGCACTTCTCCGTTGTTCGTCCCCGGAACGGCGTCGCCTTCGTGCTCGTGCCCGCCTAG
- a CDS encoding molybdopterin-dependent oxidoreductase has translation MRAPSGRVSNLTLLLALLLTFATGVGAVAAGTPRGRWVVVAHGVAAMLVILLIPWKTRVIRAGLRRSRPSRWASLLLAALAVTALLAGLGYSTGLVRSVGGVRGMWLHVAAALALVPLLLWHLLTRPVRPRRTDLSRRVLLRTGTVAAMAAALYIATSAAVRLAALPGSKRRFTGSYEAGSFDPPAMPNTIWLDDTTPRIDPALWRLAVVDADGRYELTLGDISGYAVRQRALLDCTSGWYAEQDWTGVPVSALLRSTGAARSLLVHSATGYWVRLPVRDLDGLLLATEVGDAPLSPGHGYPLRLVAPGRRGFWWVKWVDHIELQSTPWWWQPPFPVT, from the coding sequence ATGAGAGCTCCGAGCGGCCGCGTCAGCAACCTGACGCTCCTCCTCGCGCTGCTCCTGACGTTCGCCACCGGCGTCGGAGCGGTCGCCGCCGGCACGCCCCGGGGCCGCTGGGTGGTCGTCGCGCACGGGGTCGCCGCGATGCTAGTGATCCTGCTCATACCGTGGAAGACCCGCGTGATCCGCGCCGGACTTCGCCGCTCCCGCCCCAGCCGGTGGGCGTCCCTGCTACTCGCCGCCCTCGCCGTGACGGCCCTGCTGGCCGGGCTCGGCTACTCCACCGGCCTGGTCCGCTCCGTCGGCGGCGTACGCGGCATGTGGCTGCACGTCGCGGCGGCGCTCGCGCTGGTGCCGCTGCTGCTGTGGCACCTGCTCACCCGCCCCGTACGCCCCCGCCGCACCGACCTGTCCCGCCGGGTGCTGCTGCGCACCGGCACGGTCGCCGCCATGGCGGCCGCCCTCTACATCGCGACGTCCGCGGCGGTGCGGCTCGCCGCCCTGCCGGGCAGCAAGCGCCGCTTCACCGGCTCGTACGAGGCCGGCTCGTTCGACCCGCCGGCCATGCCGAACACGATCTGGCTCGACGACACCACGCCGCGTATCGACCCGGCGCTCTGGCGGCTCGCGGTGGTCGACGCCGACGGTCGCTACGAGCTCACACTCGGCGACATTTCCGGGTACGCCGTGCGGCAGCGCGCCCTGCTCGACTGCACCTCCGGCTGGTACGCCGAACAGGACTGGACCGGCGTGCCGGTGTCCGCCCTGCTCCGCAGCACCGGCGCCGCCCGCAGCCTGCTCGTGCACTCCGCGACCGGCTACTGGGTACGCCTGCCGGTGCGGGACCTCGACGGGCTGCTGCTGGCCACCGAGGTGGGCGACGCACCGCTGTCACCGGGGCACGGCTATCCGTTGCGGCTGGTGGCACCGGGACGGCGCGGCTTCTGGTGGGTCAAGTGGGTGGACCACATCGAACTCCAGTCCACCCCGTGGTGGTGGCAACCACCTTTCCCCGTGACCTAG
- a CDS encoding NADH-quinone oxidoreductase subunit NuoF family protein, with protein sequence MVPAVGRAGPARLTAGFEQFGRLDLYDHQQVHGDLRPMSSADLISLAEQIKLTGRGGAAFPFARKVRAVIDSAMRQDKPIVVVVNATEGEPAAWKDKVLLARAPHLILDGASLAAWALEAEEIVIGVEGEHVGHDSLRQALAERRMPAPTRIVAVPHRFISGEGGALVRGINGEAHIPPGRKIRSSDSGVDGLPTLLSNAETYAQLAYAATVGPYEYAAVGTAKEPGTVMLTITAKGKPSVVEAPTGVPLKEVLRMCGTTPGQGLLLGGYHGKWITAEAASRAEISRESLTEVGGTLGAGIMVPLPDDTCPLGEVARVMHYMAAESAGQCGPCRLGLPDLARTVSKLVEGGGGQAAVRAAAGVVKGRGACSHPDGTSRFALSALEVFAEDIAAHAFHDGCGRPVKGILPLTSTPEKEETVGGVGKLVVDWTRCDGHGLCAHLVPELIRLDGNGYPAIADTPVPAWLEADARRAVDMCPGLALRLTGVAPKEKRKTKPKPRQKPLR encoded by the coding sequence ATGGTTCCTGCGGTCGGGCGTGCCGGCCCGGCCCGGCTGACCGCTGGCTTCGAGCAGTTCGGGCGCCTTGACCTCTACGATCACCAGCAGGTCCACGGCGACCTGCGCCCGATGTCCAGCGCGGACCTCATCTCCCTCGCCGAGCAGATCAAGCTGACCGGCCGGGGCGGCGCGGCGTTCCCGTTCGCCCGGAAGGTGCGCGCGGTGATCGACTCCGCGATGCGCCAGGACAAGCCGATCGTGGTGGTGGTCAACGCCACCGAGGGTGAGCCCGCCGCGTGGAAGGACAAGGTCCTGCTCGCCCGTGCACCGCACCTGATCCTCGACGGCGCCTCGCTCGCCGCCTGGGCCCTGGAGGCCGAGGAGATCGTCATCGGCGTGGAGGGCGAGCACGTCGGCCACGACTCGCTGCGCCAGGCCCTGGCCGAGCGGCGCATGCCGGCCCCGACCCGGATCGTCGCGGTGCCGCACCGGTTCATCTCCGGCGAGGGCGGCGCGCTCGTCCGGGGCATCAACGGCGAGGCGCACATCCCGCCCGGCCGCAAGATCCGGTCCAGCGACTCCGGCGTGGACGGCCTGCCGACGCTGCTGTCCAACGCCGAGACGTACGCGCAGCTGGCGTACGCGGCGACGGTCGGCCCGTACGAGTACGCGGCGGTCGGCACCGCCAAGGAGCCGGGCACAGTCATGCTCACCATCACCGCCAAGGGCAAGCCCAGCGTGGTGGAGGCCCCGACCGGCGTACCGCTGAAAGAGGTCCTGCGGATGTGCGGGACCACGCCGGGGCAGGGTCTGCTGCTCGGCGGCTACCACGGCAAGTGGATCACCGCGGAGGCGGCGAGCCGGGCGGAGATCTCCCGGGAGAGCCTGACCGAGGTCGGCGGCACGCTGGGCGCGGGCATCATGGTCCCGCTGCCCGACGACACCTGCCCGCTCGGCGAGGTGGCCCGGGTCATGCACTACATGGCCGCCGAGTCCGCCGGGCAGTGCGGCCCGTGCCGGCTCGGCCTGCCGGACCTGGCCCGCACGGTGTCCAAGCTGGTCGAGGGCGGCGGCGGCCAGGCCGCCGTGCGCGCTGCCGCGGGCGTGGTGAAGGGCCGCGGCGCGTGCAGCCACCCCGACGGTACGTCCCGGTTCGCCCTCTCCGCGCTGGAGGTGTTCGCGGAGGACATCGCCGCGCACGCCTTTCACGACGGCTGCGGGCGCCCGGTCAAGGGGATCCTGCCGCTGACCAGCACGCCGGAGAAGGAAGAGACCGTCGGCGGCGTCGGCAAGCTGGTCGTGGACTGGACCCGCTGCGACGGGCACGGCCTGTGCGCGCACCTGGTGCCGGAGCTGATCCGGCTGGACGGCAACGGCTACCCGGCCATCGCGGACACGCCGGTGCCCGCCTGGCTGGAGGCGGACGCCCGGCGCGCCGTCGATATGTGCCCCGGTCTCGCGCTCCGGCTGACCGGCGTGGCCCCGAAGGAGAAGCGCAAGACGAAGCCCAAGCCGCGCCAGAAACCCCTCCGCTAG
- the aceB gene encoding malate synthase A, producing MTEILSDEARGFVADLHRRFAPRRDELLARRAERRAEIARTGRLDFPPETAEIRLTEWQVPPAPADLTDRRVEITGPTERKMAINALNSGAKVWLADLEDANTPHWSNVVGGQQNLYDAVRRTISYETPEKHYELAGGPYPTIVPRPRGWHLDERHLPVDGGPAVGALVDFGLYFFHNARELVERGSGPYFYLPKMESHLEARLWNDVFEHAQDALGIPRGTIRATVLIETIPAAFEMDEILWELRPHAAGLNAGRWDYLFSIIKNFRDAGPSFVLPDRAAVTMTAPFMRAYTELLVATCHRRGAFAMGGMAAFIPSRRDPAVNEVALAKVREDKEREAGDGFDGSWVAHPDLVPICQEVFDAALGDRPNQLDRQRPDVTVTAAELLNVAATPGAVTEAGLRNNVSVALQYIEAWLRGNGAVAINNLMEDAATAEISRSQIWQWIHQGVRLDDGTPITAELVRRICDEELSRLGEGGRFKEARDLFERVALADDFADFLTVPAYELID from the coding sequence GTGACTGAGATTCTCAGTGACGAGGCCCGGGGCTTCGTCGCCGACCTGCACCGCCGGTTCGCCCCGCGCCGCGACGAGTTGCTGGCCCGCCGAGCCGAGCGCCGCGCCGAGATCGCCCGTACCGGCCGGCTCGACTTCCCGCCGGAGACCGCCGAGATCAGGCTCACCGAGTGGCAGGTGCCGCCCGCCCCGGCCGACCTCACCGACCGGCGGGTGGAGATCACCGGCCCGACCGAGCGCAAGATGGCCATCAACGCCCTCAACTCGGGGGCCAAGGTGTGGCTCGCCGACCTGGAGGACGCCAACACCCCGCACTGGTCCAACGTGGTCGGTGGCCAGCAGAACCTCTACGACGCGGTGCGCCGCACCATCTCGTACGAGACCCCGGAGAAGCACTACGAGTTGGCGGGCGGCCCATACCCGACGATCGTGCCTCGGCCGCGCGGCTGGCACCTCGACGAGCGGCACCTGCCGGTCGACGGCGGGCCGGCCGTCGGGGCACTGGTCGACTTCGGGCTCTACTTCTTCCACAACGCCCGGGAGCTGGTCGAGCGCGGCAGCGGGCCGTACTTCTATCTGCCCAAGATGGAGTCTCACCTCGAGGCTCGACTGTGGAACGACGTCTTCGAGCACGCGCAGGACGCCCTGGGCATCCCGCGCGGCACGATCCGGGCCACCGTCCTCATCGAGACGATCCCGGCCGCGTTCGAGATGGACGAGATCCTGTGGGAGCTGCGCCCGCACGCCGCGGGCCTGAACGCCGGCCGCTGGGACTACCTCTTCAGCATCATCAAGAACTTCCGCGACGCTGGTCCGTCCTTTGTGCTCCCCGACCGGGCGGCGGTGACGATGACCGCGCCGTTCATGCGGGCGTACACGGAGCTGCTGGTGGCGACCTGCCACCGGCGCGGCGCGTTCGCGATGGGCGGCATGGCCGCGTTCATCCCCAGCCGGCGCGACCCGGCCGTCAACGAGGTCGCGCTCGCGAAGGTGCGGGAGGACAAGGAGCGCGAGGCCGGCGACGGCTTCGACGGCTCCTGGGTGGCCCACCCGGACCTGGTGCCGATCTGCCAGGAGGTCTTCGACGCCGCGCTCGGCGACCGCCCCAACCAGCTCGACCGGCAGCGGCCGGACGTCACGGTCACCGCCGCGGAGCTGCTGAACGTGGCCGCCACGCCCGGCGCGGTCACCGAGGCCGGCCTGCGCAACAACGTCTCGGTTGCCCTGCAATACATCGAGGCATGGCTGCGTGGCAACGGCGCCGTCGCCATCAACAACCTGATGGAGGACGCGGCCACCGCCGAGATCTCGCGGTCGCAGATCTGGCAATGGATCCATCAAGGGGTACGCCTCGACGACGGCACCCCGATCACCGCGGAGCTGGTCCGGCGGATCTGCGACGAGGAACTGAGCCGCCTCGGCGAGGGTGGCCGCTTCAAGGAGGCGCGCGACCTCTTCGAGCGGGTCGCGCTGGCCGACGACTTCGCCGACTTCCTGACCGTCCCGGCGTACGAGCTGATCGACTGA
- a CDS encoding DUF6986 family protein, giving the protein MGRLPDDAYAELDQRLGPVDVALRARYPGDPVGRQPVHTVYVPADRVHAGLAAEWSAGALAALEENPPPPYAPDLADRVLAKIKREPIEDLRIDFEDGYGAHDDAAEDAAAKAAASALRGGLKTPFVGLRIKSLERSSRRRAVRTLDTFIEAYGGLPPGFVVTLPKVNTPEQVEAMAVLCGRFEQAYGLRAGTLRFEAQIETPPAVLGADGRATVALLIAAAQGRLTGLHYGTYDYSASLSIAAAHQSMEHPVADHAKAVMQVAAAGTGVRLSDGSTNVLPVGDPASVRGAWALHARLVRRSLERGFYQGWDLHPAQLPTRFGATYTFFRDGAGAARARLSAYLVRRVSGVLDEPATARALAGFLLRGLDCGALDPDEAGFARTDLERI; this is encoded by the coding sequence ATGGGGCGATTGCCCGATGACGCGTACGCCGAGCTCGACCAGCGGCTCGGCCCGGTCGACGTGGCGCTGCGGGCCCGCTACCCGGGCGACCCGGTCGGCCGGCAGCCGGTGCACACCGTCTACGTGCCGGCCGACCGGGTGCACGCCGGGCTGGCTGCCGAGTGGAGCGCGGGCGCGCTCGCCGCGCTGGAGGAGAACCCGCCGCCGCCGTACGCCCCCGACCTGGCCGACCGGGTGCTCGCCAAGATCAAGCGGGAGCCGATCGAAGACCTGCGGATCGACTTCGAGGACGGATACGGCGCCCACGACGACGCGGCCGAGGACGCGGCTGCGAAGGCCGCCGCATCCGCGCTGCGCGGCGGGCTCAAGACACCGTTCGTAGGGCTGCGCATCAAGAGCCTGGAACGGTCGAGCCGGCGCCGGGCGGTGCGCACATTGGACACGTTCATCGAGGCGTACGGCGGCCTGCCGCCCGGCTTCGTGGTGACCCTGCCGAAGGTGAACACCCCGGAGCAGGTCGAGGCGATGGCTGTCCTGTGTGGACGGTTTGAGCAGGCGTACGGGTTGCGGGCCGGCACGCTGCGCTTCGAGGCGCAGATCGAGACGCCACCCGCCGTGCTGGGCGCCGACGGGCGGGCCACGGTGGCGCTCCTGATCGCGGCCGCCCAGGGCCGCCTCACCGGACTGCACTACGGCACGTACGACTACAGCGCCTCGCTGAGCATCGCGGCGGCGCACCAGAGCATGGAGCATCCGGTGGCCGACCACGCCAAGGCGGTCATGCAGGTCGCGGCGGCCGGCACCGGCGTACGGCTGTCCGACGGCTCCACCAACGTGCTGCCGGTCGGCGACCCGGCCTCGGTGCGGGGCGCCTGGGCGCTACATGCCCGGCTGGTGCGCCGCTCCCTGGAGCGCGGCTTCTACCAGGGCTGGGACCTGCACCCGGCGCAGCTGCCGACCCGGTTCGGCGCGACGTACACCTTCTTCCGGGACGGTGCGGGCGCGGCGCGGGCCCGGCTGTCGGCGTACCTGGTGCGCCGGGTGAGCGGGGTGCTGGACGAGCCGGCCACCGCCCGCGCGCTGGCCGGGTTCCTGCTGCGCGGGCTCGACTGCGGCGCGCTCGACCCGGACGAGGCCGGGTTCGCGCGCACCGACTTGGAGCGGATATGA
- the allB gene encoding allantoinase AllB gives MSDGRIVAVEAYDADGLDGAQDLGDTALLPGLVDTHVHVNEPGRTEWEGFSSATRAAAAGGVTTIVDMPLNSLPPTVSVAALAQKRAAATGQCHVDVGFWGGAIPGNAADLPALYDAGVFGFKAFLVDSGVPEFPPLDPSGLRTAIGAVDALFVVHAEDPDEIVPAAASRRYADFVDSRPAKAETGAVAAVVEAAKETGARLHVLHVSAAPALAATMGVANVTVETCPHYLTLTAEEVPDGATEFKCCPPIRGADNREALWQGLATGAIDCVVSDHSPCTPELKRGDTGDFAAAWGGIASLQIGLPVVWTQATARGFTLTDVVRWMAQRPAEIVGLTRKGRIAAGYDADLVAFDPDAAFVVDAGRLRHRHPVTPYHGRALLGKVQRTWLRGTVVDGVAPLGRLLVRGSS, from the coding sequence GTGTCCGACGGGCGGATCGTGGCCGTCGAGGCGTACGACGCCGACGGGCTGGACGGCGCGCAGGACCTCGGCGACACCGCGCTGCTGCCCGGGTTGGTCGACACGCACGTGCACGTCAACGAGCCCGGCCGTACGGAATGGGAAGGCTTCTCCAGCGCCACGCGGGCGGCGGCGGCCGGCGGCGTGACGACCATTGTGGACATGCCGCTGAACTCCCTGCCGCCCACCGTCAGCGTCGCGGCGCTGGCGCAGAAGCGCGCCGCGGCGACCGGCCAGTGCCACGTCGACGTCGGCTTCTGGGGCGGCGCGATCCCCGGCAACGCGGCCGACCTGCCCGCCCTGTACGACGCCGGCGTGTTCGGCTTCAAGGCGTTCCTGGTCGACTCGGGCGTGCCGGAGTTTCCGCCGCTGGACCCCTCGGGTTTGCGCACCGCGATCGGTGCGGTGGACGCCCTCTTCGTCGTCCACGCCGAAGACCCGGACGAGATCGTCCCGGCCGCCGCCTCCCGCCGGTACGCGGACTTCGTCGACTCCCGCCCGGCCAAGGCGGAGACCGGCGCGGTCGCCGCCGTGGTCGAGGCGGCCAAGGAAACCGGGGCCCGCCTGCACGTGCTGCACGTGTCCGCCGCCCCGGCGCTGGCCGCCACGATGGGCGTCGCCAACGTCACGGTCGAGACGTGCCCGCACTACCTCACGCTCACCGCCGAAGAGGTGCCGGACGGGGCGACCGAGTTCAAGTGCTGCCCGCCGATCCGGGGCGCGGACAACCGCGAGGCGCTGTGGCAAGGGCTCGCGACCGGCGCCATCGACTGCGTCGTGTCCGACCACTCGCCCTGCACGCCCGAGCTCAAGCGCGGCGACACCGGCGACTTCGCCGCCGCGTGGGGCGGGATCGCGTCGCTGCAGATCGGCCTGCCGGTGGTGTGGACACAGGCGACGGCCCGCGGCTTCACCCTCACCGACGTGGTGCGGTGGATGGCGCAGCGGCCGGCGGAGATCGTCGGGCTGACCCGCAAGGGGCGCATCGCCGCCGGGTACGACGCCGACCTGGTCGCGTTCGACCCGGACGCCGCGTTCGTGGTGGACGCCGGCCGGCTGCGGCACCGGCACCCGGTCACCCCGTACCACGGGCGCGCCTTGCTGGGAAAGGTCCAGCGCACCTGGCTGCGCGGCACGGTGGTCGACGGGGTGGCCCCGCTCGGCCGGCTCCTGGTTCGGGGCTCCTCATGA
- the manD gene encoding D-mannonate dehydratase ManD, with protein sequence MKIVDARVIVTCPGRNFVTLKVVTDDGVTGVGDATLNGRELAVASYLRDHVVPALIGRDPARIEDTWQYLYKGAYWRRGPVTMSAIAAVDTALWDIKGKVAGLPVYQLLGGRSRAGVTVYGHASAATVDGVLTEVARFVKDGYRAVRIQAGVPGLAGVYGVHIGPGVYEPADAAVPSEAVWSTVRYLNHVPSVFARVREEFGPDLRLVHDVHHRLTPIEAARLGKSLEPYALTWMEDPVPAELQEGFRLIRQHTTTPIAVGEVFNSVWDCQRLVTEQLIDYVRTTVVHAGGITHLRRIFDLAALYHVRSGSHGATDLSPVCLAAALHVDISIPNFGLQEYMPHVADTDAVFPHTYRFEDGFLHPSEEPGLGVDIDEDLAARYPYRPAALPVNRLEDGTLHSW encoded by the coding sequence GTGAAGATCGTTGATGCGCGGGTGATCGTTACCTGTCCTGGCCGTAACTTCGTCACGTTGAAGGTCGTCACCGATGACGGCGTCACGGGCGTGGGCGACGCGACGCTCAACGGGCGCGAGTTGGCCGTCGCCAGCTACCTGCGCGACCACGTCGTGCCGGCGCTCATCGGGCGCGATCCGGCCCGCATCGAGGACACCTGGCAGTACCTCTACAAGGGTGCCTACTGGCGGCGTGGGCCGGTCACCATGAGCGCCATCGCCGCCGTCGACACCGCGCTGTGGGACATCAAGGGCAAGGTGGCCGGGCTTCCGGTGTACCAGTTGCTGGGTGGGCGGTCGCGCGCCGGCGTGACGGTGTACGGGCATGCCAGTGCGGCCACTGTGGACGGTGTGCTGACCGAGGTGGCACGGTTCGTCAAGGACGGCTACCGGGCGGTACGGATCCAGGCCGGCGTCCCCGGGCTGGCCGGCGTGTACGGCGTCCACATCGGACCCGGCGTCTACGAGCCCGCCGACGCCGCCGTGCCGAGCGAGGCGGTGTGGTCGACCGTGCGCTACCTCAACCATGTGCCGTCGGTGTTCGCGCGGGTGCGCGAGGAGTTCGGACCGGACCTGCGGCTCGTGCACGACGTGCACCACCGGCTCACCCCGATCGAGGCGGCGCGGCTCGGCAAGAGCCTGGAGCCGTACGCGCTGACCTGGATGGAGGACCCGGTGCCGGCCGAGTTACAGGAGGGCTTCCGGCTCATCCGGCAGCACACCACCACGCCGATCGCGGTGGGGGAGGTCTTCAACAGCGTGTGGGACTGCCAGCGGCTGGTCACCGAGCAGCTGATCGACTACGTGCGGACCACGGTCGTGCACGCGGGCGGGATCACGCATCTGCGCCGCATCTTCGACCTCGCCGCGCTCTACCACGTGCGCAGCGGCTCGCACGGCGCCACCGACCTGTCGCCGGTGTGCCTGGCCGCCGCGCTGCACGTCGACATCAGCATCCCCAACTTCGGGCTGCAGGAGTACATGCCGCACGTCGCCGACACCGACGCGGTGTTTCCGCACACGTACCGCTTCGAGGACGGTTTCCTGCACCCGTCCGAGGAGCCGGGGCTGGGCGTCGACATCGACGAGGACCTGGCGGCGCGGTACCCGTACCGGCCGGCGGCGCTGCCGGTCAACCGCCTGGAGGACGGGACCCTGCACAGCTGGTGA